The nucleotide window ACCAGAGCTGCCGCAGCAAGAGCTGTTCCACCGGTAGCAAGCAGATCATCTACGAGCAGAACCTTCTGGCCTGGCTTGAGAGCGTCCACATGAATTTCAATCTTGTCGGTACCATATTCAAGTTCATACTCCTGGGAGACAACATCTGCAGGAAGCTTACCCGGCTTTCTGACCGGAACAAACCCCTTGCCGAGCGTATAGGAGAGTGCTCCGCCGATAATAAAACCCCGTGCCTCAATGCCAACAATCACATCAAAATCAACACCGTTCAGAAGATAGTGCTGTGTCAGATTATCGATAACCAGCCTGAAACCCACCGGGTCCTTGATGAGGGTGGTAATATCACGAAAGAGAATCCCTTTTTTCGGATAATCGGGAATCGAACGGATACGGGATTTAATAGGCATGGATTGCAGGATTTAATTGTTGATGACAGCTTGTTGAAACCAGTAAAAAAAATTAAAAATCAAGATAACAGTCTCCCCTGTAAATTCAAATCCTCATCCAGCCGCTCAATCAGCACCGGCAGCTCTCTTCCGCACAGCGAGTACTCCTCTCCTCTGCCGGCTCTGTCGACCAGCACCCGAAGATAGTTACGACTGTATCCGCAGGATTGCGGGATGCCATTGATCTCCTGCCGGCACGCTTCAAAAAGCACCATACACGTCGCACCGATATAGCGCTCCTTGAAAGCCGCCTCCTTGCGGCGTCCAAGATCATTCAGCACCCTGCTGCGACGGGCAATTTCTGCCGGAGCAACCGCAATAAGCTCACGGCTCGCTGTCTGGCGGGCAAGAGCGGTTCCGGGTCGTATGGAACAACTGAAAACGTGCAGATAGGCAAGTGGAAGTTCTTCAATAAACCGGCAGATCTGAAGAAAATCCTCCTTGCTCTCACCGGGAAAGCCAACCATCACATCCGCTCCGATCGAACAATCGGAGATATGCGATGCGACCTCTCTTATTCTCTCCCGGTACAGCGCTGTATCATAGCGGCGACGCATAGCTTTGAGAATGCGATCAGAACCGCTCTGAAGAGGAATATGCAGATGCGGAACAATGGTTTTCGAATTCGCAACCAGTTCTATGAACTCGCTGTCCACAACATCAGGCTCTATGGAACTGATGCGAATACGGCTGACAGGAACCTTTTCAAGGTTGCGTAACAGCTCCGGGAGCCCGATTCCGTTCTCCAGGTAATCACCGATATTAACACCGGTCAGCACAATCTCACGGTATCCGGACGAAGCAAGTATCATGGCCCGGGCAACGATCTCTTCCGGCGGAAGCGATCTTGATCGCCCCCTGATCAGTGGAATGGTACAGTAGGAACAACCATAATCACATCCATCCTGTATTTTCAGAAATGCTCTTGTTCTGTCATGCCCCTCTACAGAGGTTGAAGAGTAACCGGGATAGACAGCGTCTTTCAACCCATGTTGTGACACCTTTACCAATGGAAGCGATAGGGCACCGGCTATAATATCGTCATACCATTTTATAGCAAACTTCTCTTTGCTTCCAAGAATTGCATCAATCCCTTTTATTGCTGAAAGCGCATCCGGATTCAACTGGGAATAACATCCTATAACGGCTATTCTGCTGTCAGGATTATTCCGTATGATCCCTCTGATTTTCTGACGGCATTTCTTTTCAGCCTGTGCCGTGACTGCACAAGTGTGAATAATAATAAGTTCAGCACCCTCTTCGATTGATGATTGCGTCCAACCCTGACTGCATAAGCTCTCAAGTATGGATGATGTTTCAGCATAGTTCAGCTTGCATCCAAGGGTAACAGCGGCAACTCTTTTCATAGGATAATCACTCATATAACTCATGCATCAATATGAGGTCAAAAAACGCATATTGGCCGAAAAAATATAACAGGCATAAAAATACAAATCACAATGAGCACATCTTGCAGGCAAAAATATATTATTCTATATTTTTATGAATTGATAAAACCGATCTCTAATACTACTCTTTCAAACATAACTATATAGTACGATGAGCACCCTCAAAAAGGATTCAGGGTCACCTGATAAATATGATATTTTCATTCGAAGAATAGACCACTTCCAGTCACTCGTTGAAGAAAAAAAGAATCTTCAGGCTAAAATCACCTTTATTCAACAGGAATATCAGGAAAAAATAAGGCCACTGGAAGAGGAACTTGCCGGTATTATAAAGAAGCTTGAGGCAAATCTGTCAAAACTTGAAGGGGGGGTACCGCAACCGGCGGGCACGGCAAAATTCAGCCGGGGTCAGCTGGGCACGTCAATCAAGGATCTGCTCCGCGCCAATCCTCAAAAAACCTTTAAACCTCGAGAGATAGCCGAAGGCCTTAATACCAAAGGCACAACGGTCAGTCTCTGGTTCAACAAATATGGAGTAAACGACCCTGAAATCGACCGGGTACCTGCCGGAAAGGATGGGAAACGATTTGTTTACAAGATAAAGTAACACACACCACCACCCGCAGAAGCCAGAAACAGAAAACGCACCCCGGTGCGTTTTCTGTTATAATCTCTTCGTTTAATACCCCAGATTTCTTTTGTTCCTGAAAAAATTCAGGGCAAGTCCTACCATAATCATATTGCCCACAAGCGAAGAACCTCCGTAGGAGACAAAAGGCAGAGGAACGCCGATGACCGGTATAAGACCGATGGTCATGCCGATATTGATGACAACATGGATAAACAACAATGAAACAAAACCGGCAAGAGTCAGTTCGACAAACCTGTTTTTAATTGAGAAGATTGCCCAGATCAATCTGAGAATCAATACAAGATAACAGGCAATCAAAATCGCTGCGCCAAGAAATCCCAGCTCTTCAGCAATAACACAAAAAATAAAATCTGTCCATTGGGCCGGAATAAAACGGAGCTGTGTCTGTGTTCCATGCAGAAAGCCTTTACCTAAAAGCCCGCCTGAACTTATTGCTATTTTTGCCTGAAGAACATTGTATCCGGCTCCCTGGGGATCAGACATGGGATCAAGAAAAGTCTGAATCCTTTTCATCTGATGCGGCTTCAGTATTTCGGCTGCAAACCGGTTGGTAAATATTCCGGCAACAAGACCTGACAGAAGAACAAACAACTGATGCATCTGATATTTCTTCCTGACATAAACCAGCAGAGCAAAGAGCAAAAGAAAAAGAACAATAACGGCATAGATATTGATAAAACCGGTCAGCATGAGTATAACAGGAAAAACAAGCAGCATAAGAATATAGATATCAAAGCCGGCCATAATAATCATCGGTGCAATAAAAGAGAGGCAGGTAAGCGTAGTCCCCATATCGGGCTGCATCATGATAAGCAGGGCAGGAAGGAGCGGAATGCCGAGTGCAATCATGAGATGGGGTATGGAGAGAATATCGGTATCATCATCGGAAAGAAATCGTGACAAGGCAAGAATAGTGGCCATTTTTGCTATTTCAGAGGGCTGAAAGCTGAAAAATCCGATTCTCACCCAACTGGTCTGACCGGCAATTTTTTTTCCGAAAATCAGCACCACCACCAGAAGGAGAATGCCGATCATGTAAAAAAGATAGGCGTTATCCCTTATAACACGCACATCATTATAGTAGACAAACGCCAACGCAGCAACACCGATAATGCCCCATACAAACTGCCGGTAAAAGAGTGTCGGATCACCGCTTCCATGTGTTGCACTGAAAACCGCCATCAAGCCGAGAACAATCAGTCCGGCCATGGGAAGCAAAAGCCATTTATCAAGCTCGCTTTGTTTTTGCATTGATCAGTTGTATTGCCCTGTTTGCATTATCTTCAGAGACTATAATTTAGTATAGTATTGTGTAAAGCGATTGAACACTTCATAAAAAAAACATGACTGCCACAAAGTTTTCCTGCGGTTTCGCCATTATCATCGGTCCGCCCAATGCCGGCAAATCAACCCTGCTCAACGAATTGCTCGACTATAAACTCTCTATTGTAACACCCAAGCCGCAAACAACAAGAAAAAAAATCACCGGTATCTATCACAACGACAAGTGCCAGATTATCTTTCTTGATACACCGGGAATCATGAAGCCGCAGCAGAAACTGCACGAGTCCATGCTCGGCATCATCCGCGAAACCCTCAAAGATGCCGACATCGTGATCGCCCTTCTTCCCTACTCCGGCAAAAAGGAGTTTTTTGACCGGGAGTTCGCTGAAGAGCTCTTCAGCAGCTGGCTGAAGCCTGCAGGAAAAAAGATTATTGCTGTACTCAATAAAAGTGACCTGGTGACCGAGGAGCGTCAGCGTGAAGCTGAAGAGTTTGTCCGGAAAACCTGGAACCCTGCTGCCGTCCTCTCGGTTTCAGCCCTGAAAGGGAGTAACCTCCCCATCCTGATTGAGACTATTCAGCCATATCTCCCGCTCAACTACCCGCTCTATCCGGAAGATACACTCAGTACTGCTCCGGAACGGTTTTTTGTAAGCGAAATCATCCGTGAAAAGATATTTCTGCTCTATGGCCGTGAGGTTCCCTACTCCACCGAGGTGGTTATTGATGAGTTCCGCGAGCAGCATGAAGATGATCCGAAAAGAAAGGATCTGATCCGCTGTTCGGTGATTGTTGAGCGTGAGACCCAGAAACAGATCCTGATCGGCAGCAAGGGGGCTGCCCTGAAAAAACTCGGTCAGACCGCGAGAAAGGATATCGAGGAGCTGCTCGGAAGACCGGTCTTCCTTGAACTCTTCATCAAGGTCCGCCCGGACTGGAGAAAGAATCAGAACTACCTGAAAAGCTACGGATACTAAAAAAATAAAAAGGCACCACTATTAATTGTCATGAGCGGTTTGAGTGCAAGGCGGACGGAGCGCAGAAACCGGAGTGTACACGAAAGTACATGAGGATTTCGAGCACCGCCCAACGAAGCAATCCAATCGCGGAATAAATTAATAGTGGTGCCTGAATGAGAAAAGCCCCGACTTGCGGGGCTTTTCTCATTGTACGGTGTAATCAGCAGTGAAGCTTAGTTCTCTGCCGGTTTTGGTTCTGAGGCTTTTTTGTCAGCCGATTTTACCGGAGGCTCAAGTTCGGCAGTTGCCGCCTCAATCTCCTTTTTCTCATTCGGATGAGCCAGCAGGTAGGCCTCGATCTCTTCCTTGCTCTTGTCCTTGAAATACTCAAGAGCTGAAAGAATGATGCGCTTGTTCTCCTTGTCAAATTCAATGACACGAAGCGGCAGCCCGTCTCCGATCTTGAAGGAAGAGTGAATATCCTTCACGCCGCCCTGAAGAAGGTGTGACACCGGAACAAATCCGTCCACATCACCAGGGAGAATGACGATAACGCCCTTCTCAATGATCTGTGAAATCTCACCGGGGGTTTCGGCTCCGACAGCATACTTCTGTTCGAATTCGTCCCACGGATCCTGATTGATCTGCTTGTGACCAAGAGCAATACGGCGTGCATGCACGTCAAACTTGAGCACCTTGACCTCAAGCTCCTGGTTCTTCTTGACCAGCTCGCTTGGATGGCGGATTTTCTTTGTCCAGGAGAGGTCGGAAATGTGAACCAGACCGTCAACTCCGGGCTCAAGCTCAACAAAGACACCGAAATCGGTGATATTGCTTACGGTTCCCTTATGCAGGGAGTTCTCGATATACTTCTCTGAAAGCGCTATCCATGGATCCTCGTTTACACGCTTCATGGAGAGCGAAAGCTTGGTATGATCCTTGTCGATATTGAGGATCACACACTCCACTTCCTGACCGAGGGTTACGAACTGACCTGGATGCTTGATGTGCTGTGTCCAGCTCATCTCGGAGATGTGAACAAGACCTTCAATACCCTTCTCGATTTCGACAAAAGCGCCGTAATCGGTAATGGAGACAACACGACCCTGTGCTTTGGAGCCGACAGGATACTTGAGCTCGATATTTTCCCACGGATGTGACTCAAGCTGCTTCATACCGAGAGAGACTCTCTTGGTGTTCTCGTCAAAGCCGACAACAACAACCTTGATCGGCTGATCAAGATCAACAACCTCTGAAGGATGATTGATTCTGCCCCAGGTGATATCGGTGATGTGCACCAGACCGTCAAGACCGCCGAGATCGACGAAGATACCGAAATCGGTAATGTTCTTGACCGTACCCTCAAGCACCATACCCACCTTGATATTGGCAAGCATCTCTTCACGACGTGCAGCGTACTCCTCTTCGAGGATAACTTTATGACTGACAACAATATTCTGTGTAACCGGATTGATCTTGACAACCCTGAAGTCCATGGTCTGACCGACAAGCGCATCAAAGTCACGAACCGGCTTGACATCGATCTGCGAACCGGGAAGGAAGGCTTCAACACCGGAGAGAGAGACGGTCATACCGCCCTTGACGCGGTTGATGATCTTTCCGTTGATGATGGTATCATTTTCAATTGAATCATAGATCTTGTCCCAGATTCTCAGGACGTCAGCTTTCTTCTTTGAGAGAATGAGCTGTCCCATCTTGTCTTCGATGTTCTCAAGGTACACTTCGACATCATCGCCTACCTTTACCTCATCGTCATCGCGGAACTCAAGCAGGGAGACGATGCCTTCCGACTTGAAGCCGACATCAATCGTGACATCCTTGTTGGATATCGAAACGATTCTTCCCTTTACAATCTCGTCTTCGGTGATTTCATTCAGCGTGCTCGAATAGAGCTGCTCCATCTGTGCAAGTTCAGCGGCTTCGTAGTTTGCAAAAACCTTGATCTTTTTCCTTGCGGGTCTTTCCTTGACCTTTTTGTCCTGTGATGTAAATGCTTCTGCCATTAATTTTTTCCTTCCTCTCTTTGAATTAGCCAGCTTGCCGCGAGAGATTACAGCATGTGGTTTTATGGTTGATGAAAAATAACGTCACTTCGTCCCGGCAGCGAGAGCAAGCGTGTATACTCTCTCTACCTGACTCTCAATAGTTAAATCCGATGTATCAATTTCAACAGCATCAGGATGTTTTTTCAGCGGAGCGTGCTCCCGAAGGGTATCTTCCTCATCACGCTGCTTTATTTCATCCTCAAGCAGATCAAGATCCGGCAGTTCAGCGCCTTCCGGAGACTTCAGAAGCAGCTCGGCATACCGCCGCTTCGCCCGTTCGCGGGCATCAGCAACAAGAAATATCTTCAGTTCAGCATCGGGAAACACAACCGTTCCGATGTCGCGACCATCCATGACCACTGCGCGCTGTCGGCCAAGATCCTGCTGCATCCGGCGGAGCCGGTCACGAACAGGTTTGAGTGAACTGATAAAACTCACCTCACGGCTCACCCTGTTATCGCGGATCTCGGCAGTAACATCACTGCCGTCAAGAATGACACGGTCGCCCTTGAACTCTATGGAAATCGTATCAAGCAAACCGGAAACGCTCCCGGGAGAGCGTCGCAATCCCTCAAGAACGCCCTCTCTGAGTGCCTTGAAGGTTACTGCCCGGTACATTGCACCGGTATCGATATAGGTGTATCCGAGCTTCTCTGCTACCTTTCTGGCTGTCGTACTTTTTCCGGATGCAGCCGGCCCGTCTATGGCGATAATGATACGTTTTTTCCCGATTTCCTGTTTCACTGTAAAATTCCAATTTGGCCTGTCATTTTATAAAATATATTTGCTTTTTCCAAACATAATGGTTACATGTTAAAGCCATGCGCATAATGCGATGGTCTCTCTATTCAATAAACTTATTCTGTTATGTCACTTCGCTGCGGCATTGTAGGACTGCCAAATGTCGGAAAGTCTACGCTTTTCAACGCCATCACGGCCAAACAGGCTGAAGCCGCCAACTACCCGTTCTGTACCATTGAGCCCAATGTAGGAACGGTCCTGGTTCCGGACGAACGGATGCAGTTGATCGCCA belongs to Candidatus Chlorobium masyuteum and includes:
- a CDS encoding adenine phosphoribosyltransferase, whose translation is MPIKSRIRSIPDYPKKGILFRDITTLIKDPVGFRLVIDNLTQHYLLNGVDFDVIVGIEARGFIIGGALSYTLGKGFVPVRKPGKLPADVVSQEYELEYGTDKIEIHVDALKPGQKVLLVDDLLATGGTALAAAALVEKVGGVVAEMAFIVNLPDIGGERKILEKGYSVYSLTDFEGE
- the mtaB gene encoding tRNA (N(6)-L-threonylcarbamoyladenosine(37)-C(2))-methylthiotransferase MtaB → MSDYPMKRVAAVTLGCKLNYAETSSILESLCSQGWTQSSIEEGAELIIIHTCAVTAQAEKKCRQKIRGIIRNNPDSRIAVIGCYSQLNPDALSAIKGIDAILGSKEKFAIKWYDDIIAGALSLPLVKVSQHGLKDAVYPGYSSTSVEGHDRTRAFLKIQDGCDYGCSYCTIPLIRGRSRSLPPEEIVARAMILASSGYREIVLTGVNIGDYLENGIGLPELLRNLEKVPVSRIRISSIEPDVVDSEFIELVANSKTIVPHLHIPLQSGSDRILKAMRRRYDTALYRERIREVASHISDCSIGADVMVGFPGESKEDFLQICRFIEELPLAYLHVFSCSIRPGTALARQTASRELIAVAPAEIARRSRVLNDLGRRKEAAFKERYIGATCMVLFEACRQEINGIPQSCGYSRNYLRVLVDRAGRGEEYSLCGRELPVLIERLDEDLNLQGRLLS
- the rodA gene encoding rod shape-determining protein RodA; translated protein: MQKQSELDKWLLLPMAGLIVLGLMAVFSATHGSGDPTLFYRQFVWGIIGVAALAFVYYNDVRVIRDNAYLFYMIGILLLVVVLIFGKKIAGQTSWVRIGFFSFQPSEIAKMATILALSRFLSDDDTDILSIPHLMIALGIPLLPALLIMMQPDMGTTLTCLSFIAPMIIMAGFDIYILMLLVFPVILMLTGFINIYAVIVLFLLLFALLVYVRKKYQMHQLFVLLSGLVAGIFTNRFAAEILKPHQMKRIQTFLDPMSDPQGAGYNVLQAKIAISSGGLLGKGFLHGTQTQLRFIPAQWTDFIFCVIAEELGFLGAAILIACYLVLILRLIWAIFSIKNRFVELTLAGFVSLLFIHVVINIGMTIGLIPVIGVPLPFVSYGGSSLVGNMIMVGLALNFFRNKRNLGY
- the era gene encoding GTPase Era, with the translated sequence MTATKFSCGFAIIIGPPNAGKSTLLNELLDYKLSIVTPKPQTTRKKITGIYHNDKCQIIFLDTPGIMKPQQKLHESMLGIIRETLKDADIVIALLPYSGKKEFFDREFAEELFSSWLKPAGKKIIAVLNKSDLVTEERQREAEEFVRKTWNPAAVLSVSALKGSNLPILIETIQPYLPLNYPLYPEDTLSTAPERFFVSEIIREKIFLLYGREVPYSTEVVIDEFREQHEDDPKRKDLIRCSVIVERETQKQILIGSKGAALKKLGQTARKDIEELLGRPVFLELFIKVRPDWRKNQNYLKSYGY
- the rpsA gene encoding 30S ribosomal protein S1, producing the protein MAEAFTSQDKKVKERPARKKIKVFANYEAAELAQMEQLYSSTLNEITEDEIVKGRIVSISNKDVTIDVGFKSEGIVSLLEFRDDDEVKVGDDVEVYLENIEDKMGQLILSKKKADVLRIWDKIYDSIENDTIINGKIINRVKGGMTVSLSGVEAFLPGSQIDVKPVRDFDALVGQTMDFRVVKINPVTQNIVVSHKVILEEEYAARREEMLANIKVGMVLEGTVKNITDFGIFVDLGGLDGLVHITDITWGRINHPSEVVDLDQPIKVVVVGFDENTKRVSLGMKQLESHPWENIELKYPVGSKAQGRVVSITDYGAFVEIEKGIEGLVHISEMSWTQHIKHPGQFVTLGQEVECVILNIDKDHTKLSLSMKRVNEDPWIALSEKYIENSLHKGTVSNITDFGVFVELEPGVDGLVHISDLSWTKKIRHPSELVKKNQELEVKVLKFDVHARRIALGHKQINQDPWDEFEQKYAVGAETPGEISQIIEKGVIVILPGDVDGFVPVSHLLQGGVKDIHSSFKIGDGLPLRVIEFDKENKRIILSALEYFKDKSKEEIEAYLLAHPNEKKEIEAATAELEPPVKSADKKASEPKPAEN
- the cmk gene encoding (d)CMP kinase; its protein translation is MKQEIGKKRIIIAIDGPAASGKSTTARKVAEKLGYTYIDTGAMYRAVTFKALREGVLEGLRRSPGSVSGLLDTISIEFKGDRVILDGSDVTAEIRDNRVSREVSFISSLKPVRDRLRRMQQDLGRQRAVVMDGRDIGTVVFPDAELKIFLVADARERAKRRYAELLLKSPEGAELPDLDLLEDEIKQRDEEDTLREHAPLKKHPDAVEIDTSDLTIESQVERVYTLALAAGTK